The following proteins come from a genomic window of Trifolium pratense cultivar HEN17-A07 linkage group LG4, ARS_RC_1.1, whole genome shotgun sequence:
- the LOC123924373 gene encoding cinnamoyl-CoA reductase 1-like: protein MPVYDNTSLVSGADQTVCVTGAGGFIASWLVKLLLEKGYTVRGTLRNPEDPKNGHLKELEGAKERLTLHKVDLLDLKSIQSVIHGCHGVFHTASPVTDNPEEMLEPAINGTKNVIIASAEAKVRRVVFTSSIGTVYMNPNTSRDVVVDESYWSDLEHCKNTKNWYCYGKTVAEQSAWDIAKENQVDLVVVNPVLVLGPLLQSTVNASTIHILKYLTGSAKTYVNATQSYVSVKDVALAHVLVYETNSASGRYICSDASLHRGEVVEILAKYFPEYPLPTKCSDEKNPRVKPFIFSNQKLKNLGLELTPVKQCLYETVRSLQEKGHLPIPQMKEDFV, encoded by the exons ATGCCTGTCTATGATAACACTTCATTAGTCTCCGGTGCCGACCAAACTGTGTGTGTCACCGGTGCCGGTGGGTTCATAGCTTCTTGGCTTGTTAAACTTCTTTTGGAGAAAGGTTACACCGTTAGAGGAACCCTCCGAAACCCAG AGGATCCAAAGAATGGTCACTTGAAAGAGTTGGAAGGAGCAAAAGAGAGATTAACTTTGCATAAGGTTGATCTTCTTGATCTTAAATCTATCCAATCTGTTATTCATGGCTGCCATGGTGTATTCCACACAGCCTCCCCTGTTACTGACAACCCT GAAGAAATGTTGGAGCCAGCAATAAATGGAACTAAGAATGTGATTATAGCGTCCGCAGAAGCTAAAGTGAGACGTGTGGTGTTCACTTCATCAATTGGAACCGTCTATATGAACCCAAATACAAGTAGAGATGTTGTGGTTGATGAGTCGTACTGGAGTGATTTAGAACATTGCAAGAACACAAAG aaTTGGTATTGTTATGGGAAGACAGTGGCAGAACAATCAGCATGGGATATAGCAAAAGAAAACCAAGTGGATTTGGTTGTAGTGAACCCGGTTTTGGTTCTTGGGCCATTACTACAATCAACAGTTAATGCAAGTACAATTCACATCCTCAAATATCTTACTGGTTCAGCCAAGACTTATGTGAATGCAACACAATCTTATGTTAGTGTTAAGGATGTTGCATTAGCACATGTTCTTGTTTATGAGACTAATTCTGCTTCTGGTAGATACATATGTTCTGATGCTTCCTTGCACCGTGGTGAAGTTGTTGAAATTTTGGCCAAGTATTTTCCTGAGTATCCACTTCCTACCAA GTGTTCAGATGAAAAGAATCCAAGGGTGAAACCATTCATATTCTCAAATCAAAAGCTGAAAAACTTAGGATTGGAATTGACTCCTGTGAAGCAATGTCTATATGAGACAGTTAGAAGTCTACAAGAGAAAGGACACCTTCCTATTCCCCAAATGAAAGAAGACTTTGTTTAA
- the LOC123924366 gene encoding CBL-interacting serine/threonine-protein kinase 25-like, with amino-acid sequence MDQQNKQSFQNPKHIIFDKYEMGKVLGQGNFAKVYHCRSLSTNESVATKVIKKEKLKKERLVKQIKREVSVMRLVRHPHIVDLKEVMATKGKIFLVMEYVKGGELFAKVAKGKLKEDVARKYFQQLISAVDFCHSRGVTHRDLKPENLLLDEKEDLKVSDFGLSALPEQHREDGMLLTPCGTPAYVAPEVLKKKGYDGSKADLWSCGVILYALVCGYLPFQGENVMRIYKKAFKGEYEFPEWISPQAKILISNLLVADPKKRYSIVDIMNDPWFRIGFVRPIAFSMNGSSIEDNDKDINIDFNEVGEDNVDVPELIMAKPSRPFYNAFEIISSLSHGFDLRNLFETRKKLPSMFISKFSASTVLEKLEVMAKKLNFRMTGKKEFVVRFEGTKDGRKGKVVVMMEVFGVAPDVAVVEFSKCGGDTLEYVKLCDEQLRPSLKDIVWSWQGDNHNDNNSQ; translated from the coding sequence ATGgatcaacaaaacaaacaaagttTCCAAAACCCCAAACACATAATTTTCGACAAATACGAAATGGGAAAAGTCTTGGGTCAAGGAAACTTTGCAAAGGTTTACCATTGTAGAAGCCTTTCAACAAACGAGAGTGTAGCCACCAAGGTGATAAAGAAAGAGAAGCTAAAAAAAGAGAGGTTAGTGAAGCAAATCAAGCGTGAAGTTTCGGTTATGCGTCTCGTTCGCCATCCTCATATCGTTGACCTCAAAGAAGTTATGGCAACAAAGGGAAAAATATTTCTAGTAATGGAATATGTAAAAGGAGGTGAACTTTTTGCCAAAGTTGCAAAAggaaaattgaaagaagatgTTGCTAGAAAATACTTTCAACAGCTCATCAGCGCTGTTGATTTTTGTCATAGTCGCGGTGTGACACACCGTGATTTGAAACCAGAGAATCTCCTCTTAGACGAAAAAGAAGACCTAAAGGTCTCCGATTTTGGACTCTCAGCATTGCCAGAGCAACATCGAGAGGATGGGATGCTTTTAACTCCATGTGGGACCCCTGCTTATGTGGCACCCGAGGTTTTGAAGAAGAAAGGGTATGATGGTTCTAAGGCTGATCTATGGTCTTGTGGTGTTATCCTCTATGCCTTGGTTTGTGGATATCTTCCTTTTCAAGGTGAGAATGTTATGAGGATTTATAAAAAGGCTTTTAAAGGTGAATATGAATTTCCTGAATGGATTTCTCCGCAAGCTAAAATATTAATTTCGAATCTTCTTGTCGCGGATCCTAAAAAAAGGTATTCaattgttgatattatgaatGATCCTTGGTTTCGAATTGGGTTTGTTAGACCCATTGCGTTTTCTATGAATGGTTCGAGTATTGAAGATAACGACAAAGACatcaatattgatttcaatgaGGTTGGTGAAGATAATGTTGATGTTCCTGAATTGATAATGGCGAAGCCATCTCGTCCTTTTTATAATGCATTTGAGATAATTTCGTCGTTGTCACATGGTTTTGATCTTAGGAATTTGTTTGAGACGAGGAAAAAGTTGCCATCAATGTTTATATCAAAATTTTCGGCTTCAACGGTCTTGGAGAAACTTGAGGTGATGGCGAAGAAGTTGAACTTTAGGATGACAGGGAAGAAGGAGTTCGTTGTGAGATTTGAGGGGACAAAAGATGGGAGAAAGGGGaaggtggtggtgatgatggAGGTGTTTGGGGTGGCACCGGACGTGGCGGTGGTTGAGTTTTCTAAGTGTGGTGGAGACACATTGGAGTATGTTAAGTTGTGTGATGAACAATTAAGACCTTCACTCAAAGATATTGTTTGGAGTTGGCAAGGTGACAATCATAACGATAACAACTCTCAATAG